The Megasphaera stantonii genome includes a window with the following:
- a CDS encoding CaiB/BaiF CoA transferase family protein, translating into MFLPLKGVKVIDLTYFVAGPGAAKILADWGADVIKVEPPFGDPIRTSGTTLQAPIEKDCNPLWAAYNANKRGLALNLKTEEGKQILGKLLESADVFVSSYRTGALKRLGLDYETLSKKYPQLIWAQLNGYGDFGPAKDNPGFDVVAFWARSGAMMDFAEVDTSPINAPYGFGDATTACSLAGGIAGALYQKAQTGKGCKVMVSLYGQAIWNNSALVVATQYGDEYPKTRKNPMAPVMDSFKCSDGNWIYMSILQHERYYNTLMKDVIDRPDLVDDPRFCTAVEAKKRTRELVEIISEGFAKYTQKEMAERLAKADIAFDYIRHVKDILTDAQALENQYVVPVKNLNHTETLQAMSPVRFCLEEPQSPKDIEPTVERDAPQIGEHTVEILKEYGYDDAAIQHLKDIGAISCEE; encoded by the coding sequence ATGTTTTTACCGTTGAAAGGCGTTAAAGTTATTGATTTAACCTATTTTGTCGCTGGCCCGGGCGCTGCGAAGATTTTAGCGGACTGGGGCGCCGATGTCATAAAAGTAGAGCCTCCTTTTGGCGATCCGATTCGTACATCCGGTACGACCTTGCAGGCTCCTATTGAAAAAGACTGCAACCCTTTATGGGCCGCTTATAACGCAAATAAACGCGGCTTGGCTCTCAATTTGAAAACCGAAGAGGGCAAGCAGATTCTAGGGAAACTGCTCGAATCGGCAGACGTATTTGTTTCCAGCTATCGTACGGGAGCGTTAAAGCGCCTGGGCTTAGACTATGAAACGCTGAGTAAAAAATATCCCCAGCTGATTTGGGCTCAGCTGAACGGCTACGGCGATTTTGGTCCGGCGAAGGACAATCCTGGGTTCGACGTAGTTGCGTTTTGGGCTCGTTCCGGTGCGATGATGGACTTTGCGGAAGTCGATACGTCTCCAATCAACGCGCCATACGGTTTTGGCGACGCGACGACGGCGTGCTCCTTGGCAGGCGGTATCGCCGGCGCACTGTATCAGAAGGCGCAGACCGGCAAAGGCTGCAAGGTTATGGTTTCTTTATATGGGCAGGCTATCTGGAACAACAGCGCCTTGGTTGTTGCTACCCAGTATGGCGACGAATATCCGAAAACGCGTAAAAATCCGATGGCTCCCGTCATGGACAGTTTTAAATGCTCCGACGGCAACTGGATTTACATGAGTATTTTGCAGCATGAGCGGTATTACAATACATTGATGAAAGACGTGATTGACCGGCCGGATTTAGTAGACGATCCTCGCTTTTGCACTGCCGTAGAAGCAAAGAAACGTACGAGAGAATTGGTTGAAATTATCAGTGAAGGCTTTGCGAAATATACGCAGAAAGAAATGGCCGAACGGCTGGCTAAAGCAGATATTGCTTTCGACTACATCCGCCACGTCAAGGATATACTGACGGACGCGCAGGCGCTGGAAAATCAATACGTCGTGCCGGTTAAAAACTTAAATCATACGGAAACGCTGCAGGCGATGTCGCCGGTACGATTCTGCTTAGAAGAGCCGCAGAGTCCGAAAGATATTGAGCCGACGGTGGAACGGGACGCGCCGCAAATTGGCGAACATACCGTAGAAATCTTGAAGGAATATGGCTATGATGACGCTGCCATTCAGCACTTAAAAGATATTGGTGCTATTTCATGTGAAGAATAG
- a CDS encoding acyl-CoA dehydrogenase, with the protein MILNEEQLAIKNIAGDVAKKVIAPMAAHCDETEEFPWDNAKALADMGFMGVVVPEKFGGAELDTVSYVAALEEVSKACASTGTVMAVHNSAAILPILMFGTEEQKEKYLPSLASGEVVGAFALTEPGEGSDAAQVATTAKEDGEYYVLNGTKCFITNGSAAGTFIIFASKDRSLGIKGLTAFIVEKDTPGFIVGKHEKKMGIRASSTVELAFDNCRVPKANQLGKDGEGFKIAMVTLDSARIGIAALAVGVASAAYDAAREYSKVREQFGKPICANQAIGFTLADMAIQIEAARQLTYHAAELKDAGKSFGTEAAMAKTFASDIAVQVALDAVQVMGGYGYSREYPVERLLRDAKITQIYEGTNQIQRVVISRSILK; encoded by the coding sequence ATGATTTTGAACGAAGAACAATTGGCGATTAAAAACATTGCCGGCGACGTAGCTAAAAAAGTGATTGCTCCTATGGCTGCGCATTGTGACGAAACGGAAGAATTTCCTTGGGACAACGCGAAAGCTTTGGCTGATATGGGATTTATGGGCGTCGTCGTACCTGAAAAGTTTGGCGGCGCGGAACTGGATACGGTGTCTTACGTCGCTGCTTTGGAAGAAGTTTCCAAGGCCTGCGCGTCGACCGGTACGGTCATGGCCGTCCATAACTCGGCGGCGATTTTGCCGATATTGATGTTTGGGACAGAAGAACAAAAAGAAAAATATCTTCCTTCGCTGGCCAGCGGCGAAGTTGTCGGAGCGTTTGCATTGACCGAACCGGGTGAAGGATCCGATGCAGCCCAAGTTGCGACAACGGCTAAAGAAGACGGCGAGTATTACGTCTTAAACGGTACGAAATGCTTTATTACCAATGGCAGTGCTGCCGGTACTTTCATTATTTTTGCTTCTAAAGATCGTTCCTTGGGAATTAAGGGGTTAACGGCGTTTATTGTAGAAAAAGACACGCCAGGCTTTATTGTTGGAAAACATGAAAAGAAAATGGGAATTCGCGCGTCTTCTACTGTAGAACTTGCTTTTGATAACTGCCGAGTACCGAAAGCAAATCAGTTAGGCAAAGACGGCGAAGGATTTAAGATAGCCATGGTAACCTTAGACTCTGCCCGCATCGGCATTGCTGCCTTGGCCGTCGGCGTCGCATCGGCGGCCTATGATGCGGCCAGGGAATATTCCAAGGTGCGGGAACAATTCGGCAAACCGATTTGCGCAAATCAGGCGATTGGATTTACCTTAGCCGATATGGCGATTCAAATTGAAGCTGCTCGTCAGCTTACATACCACGCTGCTGAATTAAAAGACGCCGGCAAGTCCTTTGGCACGGAAGCGGCTATGGCGAAAACCTTTGCTTCTGATATCGCCGTTCAAGTCGCTTTAGACGCCGTGCAGGTTATGGGCGGATATGGCTATTCCAGAGAATACCCGGTGGAACGTTTGCTGCGCGACGCGAAGATAACGCAGATTTACGAAGGCACGAACCAGATTCAGCGCGTAGTCATCAGCCGGTCTATCTTGAAGTAA
- a CDS encoding enoyl-CoA hydratase-related protein, with the protein MEFKNIQYVIDNGIITVTINRPKALNALNPETIHELGQCVGMIESNTDIKVVIITGGGTKSFVAGADIVAMSTMNPIEGRTFGILAQDVFTRIENLPQPVIAAINGYALGGGCELACACDFRYAADTAKFGQPEVGLGVTPGFGGTQRLPRVVGRGYGKELIYTGQMIDAQEAYRIGLVNKVVPQEQLMEEVMKTAKVIASKGTVAVNLSKAAINRGINCDVITGIAYEAEVFGLCFATEDQKEGMQAFVEKRKAVFKGK; encoded by the coding sequence ATGGAATTCAAAAATATACAATACGTTATAGATAACGGCATCATTACCGTGACGATCAATCGCCCTAAAGCCTTAAATGCTTTGAATCCGGAAACAATTCATGAATTAGGCCAGTGCGTTGGCATGATTGAAAGCAATACAGATATCAAAGTTGTCATTATTACTGGCGGCGGAACGAAATCTTTCGTAGCCGGTGCGGACATTGTGGCTATGTCCACGATGAATCCTATCGAAGGCAGGACGTTTGGGATTTTAGCACAGGATGTATTTACACGCATTGAAAATCTGCCCCAGCCGGTTATCGCCGCTATTAACGGATATGCTTTAGGCGGCGGCTGCGAATTAGCTTGCGCCTGCGATTTCCGCTACGCTGCTGATACGGCGAAATTTGGCCAGCCCGAAGTGGGGCTCGGCGTTACGCCTGGATTTGGCGGAACGCAGCGTCTGCCCAGAGTCGTCGGCCGCGGATACGGTAAAGAATTGATTTATACGGGACAGATGATCGACGCGCAGGAAGCCTATCGCATTGGCTTAGTTAACAAGGTAGTACCTCAGGAACAGCTCATGGAAGAAGTAATGAAAACGGCGAAGGTCATTGCTTCTAAAGGAACTGTCGCCGTAAACCTTTCTAAAGCAGCGATTAATAGAGGCATTAACTGCGATGTCATTACAGGCATTGCCTATGAAGCGGAAGTATTCGGCCTTTGCTTCGCAACAGAAGATCAAAAAGAAGGTATGCAGGCCTTTGTTGAAAAACGCAAGGCTGTATTTAAAGGCAAGTAA